The nucleotide window GACGGGGACGCATGATGTCCAGGTCGTAGGCCGGCCGGATCCGGAACAGGCGCAGGACCTGATCCAGCATCTCGCGGTGCTGGGCCGTGACCGCCACCTGGCAGGAGAATTCTTCAGGAAAGCGATTCAGCTCTTTTACCACCGGCGCCATTTTGATGGCCTCGGGCCGGGTGCCAAAGACAGTTAAAACCTTTACAGGCGGCATGGATCTTCCTCCGGGGTCTTTAACAGTCTTTAAGGTATTTTTTAGCGCGAAGCTTGTTGATATGTTCTGCCAGGGCCTGCTGGATGTCGACGCCGTACTGGTCTTCCAGGACGAACATGAGGGAAACCGCCGTCTGGGCCACGTCCAGCAGCTCCCGGGTAATGGCCGCCAGAACGGCCTTCTGGTCCATCATGACCTCTTCCCCGCTCAAGCCCCGGAGCTTACCGATGGCCTGGGCCAGTTCCCCGGCTTCTTCCATGAGCTTTAAGGCGGTAGATTCCATGGTGGGCGTCAAATTGTCCAGTTTGGGCAAGGCGATGATCTTTTGCTGCAAAATTTTCCCCTCCCCGCCGTCTACGCGGAGGTTTATTTTTTACAAGGAAGGTGGACTATCTCCACCCCGGCCTCCCGCAGCCAGTCGCGGGCGACGGCATAGGGCCGGGCATAAACGACCCTCTTGATGCCGGCCTGGATGATGATCAAGGCGCACCTCTCGCAGGGATAATCGGTAACGTACAGGGTGGCCCCGGCTCGCTCTTCCGGCGAGCATTCCAGCAGGGCGTTTACTTCCGCGTGGATGGTCCGCTGGCAGTGTTCCCCTTCCAGGAGACAGCCGGCGTCCAGACAGTGGGGCAAGCCGTGGGGCGCGCCGTTGTAGCCCGTGCCTTTGATGCGCCTGTCCTTGACCACCACGGCGCCTACGGCGCGGCGGTTGCAGGTGCTGCGGCCAGCCACCTGGAAGGCGATGTCCATAAAGTATTCGTCCCAGCTTTTACGCATGGTCTTCCCCCGGGAGGCGCGGTTAAACGGCTAAAATATTGGCGGGTCATACCCGCCAGAAATATGGACTGTACCGCGCGTATCCCGCGCCTATTTTAGCATAATTTTTACCGCCCTACTAGCTTTTTTAAGCGGCATCTTTAAGGGAGTTCGGGGTAAAGGGGATAGGTCCGGCAGAGCTCGGCGACGATGCCCCGAGCCGTCGCAAGTTTTTGTTCGTCGGCGCCGTAGGAAAGGGCGAGATCTATGGCCCGGGCCACCTCCCGCATGGCGTCGTTGTCCATACCCCTGGTAGTCAGGGCGGCCGTACCCAGGCGGATGCCGCTGGTCACGCTGGGCTTCTCCGGATCGAAGGGGATGGCGTTTTTGTTGACGGTAATCTGGACCCGGGCGAGCAGGTCTTCGGCCGCCCGACCGGTAAGGCCTTTATTGCGCAGGTCGACGAGGATCAGATGGTTGTCGGTGCCGCCCGACACCAGGTTAAATCCGTAACCCAACAAGGCTTCGGCCAAAGCGCGGGCGTTGGCCACGATCCGTTCCTGATAGCGCTTGAATTCCGGCTGCATAGCCTCTTTCAAGGCCACGGCCTTGGCGGCAATGACGTGCATCAGGGGGCCGCCCTGGATGCCGGGAAAGACGGCCTTGTCGATTTCTTTGGCGTATTCCCGGGTAGTGAAAATAATGCCTCCCCTGGGGCCGCGCATGGTTTTGTGGGTGGTCGTCGTAACAAAATGGGCGTAAGGTATGGGGCTGGGATGGATGCCGGCGGCCACCAGTCCGGCGATGTGGGCCATGTCCACCATGAGGAGGGCGCCGACCTCATCGGCTATTTCCCTGAAGCGGGCAAAATCGATGACCCGCGGGTAGGCGCTGGCGCCGGCGACAATAAGCCTGGGCTTTACTTCCCGGGCGATTCTTAATACTTCATCGTAATCTATCCGCCCCGTATCGGGATTGACGCCGTAAAAGGAGAAATTATAGTAGCGGCCGGATATGCTTACCGGGCTGCCGTGGGTGAGATGGCCGCCGTGGGCCAGGTTCATCCCCAAGGCCCTATCGCCCGGTTTGAGGACGGCGAGGTAGACGGCCGTGTTGGCCTGGCTGCCGGAATGGGGCTGGACGTTGGCATGTTCGGCGCCGAAGAGGACCTTGGCCCGCTCCCGGGCCAGCTCTTCCACCACGTCCACCCACTCACAGCCGCCGTAGTAACGGTGGCCCGGGTAGCCCTCGGCGTACTTGTTGGTCAGGACCGAAGCATAGGCTTCCATGACCGCCGGACTGACAAAATTTTCCGAAGCAATGAGTTCTAAATGGGTGCGCTGGCGCTGCAACTCGCCCTTTATGGCCTCCACTATTTCAGGATCCACCTGGGCTACGACCTCTAGGTTCATAAAAATACCTCCTGTTCTTGGCTCGAGAGCTTTCTCCGGCCGCCGTTCTAATATGGTCCCTACAGCCTGTATACGGCACGTTCTCCGCCGATCAAAGGCGGCCGCGTCCGCGCCGCCGTAACAATGGCGTCGCCGACGTATTTGACCTGGAGGCGCACGGGAACGACCACCGGCTGCAGGTGCATGCCGATCAGGGTGGCGCCGATGTCCAGGCCGGCATGGGCCTTAATTCCGGTGACGACCACCGGACGGTGCATGGCCGCGAAGGCCGCCGTGGCCAGAGAACCGCCGGCTTTTGGCACCGGTACCACGGTTACCACCGGGAGGTTATACAGACGTGCGGCGCCGGCCTCGATAACCAGGGCCCGGTTTAAATGCTCACAGCACTGGGCCGCCACATATACCTGGGCCGCTGCAGCAGCTTCAAGGAGGCCCGCCACGACGGCCCGGCCAACCTCCAGGGAAGAGGCCGTTCCTATCTGTCGCCCGGCGATCTCGCTGGTGCTGCAGCCCACCACCAGTATCTGGCATGGTTTTAAGGCGGCAACGGTAATGAGTTCCGTGGCGGCCGCTTTAACGGCGGCGGTAATGGCGTTTAAATCGGCCATTTTACCCTTCCTTTCCGCCCTGTCCTTTGCGGCACGAATAGACGTCTTCTATGGCGCTGATCTTGGCCACCCGGCGGGCGTGACGGCCGCCGCTGAATTCTGCATCCAGCCACGTGGCGACGATTTCCAGGGCCAGACCAGGGCCGACGACGCGCCCGCCTAGGGTCAGGATATTGGCGTCGTTATGCTCCCGCGCCGCGCGGGCCGAAAAAGTATCGTGGCAGAGGGCGGCACGGATGCCCGGAACTTTGTTGGCCGCGATGCAGACGCCGATTCCCGTGCCACAGCAGAGAATGCCCCGATCGTATTCACCCCTGGCCACGGCTTCCGCCACCGCCCGGGCGTAGTCGGGATAGTCTACGGCCCCGGCGTCGTAGGTGCCGAAATCATGATTAATAATACCCCGGCTATCGAGATATTCTTTAATCGCCTGCTTGAGATGAAAACCGCCGTGGTCGCTGCCCAGGGCTATGCGCAATTGGACTTCACCTCCTGCGGCATATATTAAGTACTATTTAATCAATTCGCCATATAAATGCAAATTCCTCCTACGCAGACGTCCCTTTTTGATCCCGCACAAATTTCTCCAAGGCCTGTCCGACGAGTTCGGCGAGGACAGAAGCCGTGGCCCGGTATACTTCAAGGGGGCCCCCGATAGGATCAGGAATATCATAGTCCTCCCCGTTTTTGCCCCCTTCCAGGCGGACGTACTCCTTCAAAGTATAGGTTTTATCCCGGGCGGCGGGGTAAAGGTACAGGAGGAGTTCTTTGTGGGCCCTGGTCATAGTTAAAATCAGTTCGGCATCTTCTATCATTTCTTCCGTAACCCGGCGGGCGCGGTGGTCCCCCAGTTCGATGCCCATTTCCGCAACGGCCTGGACGGCTTCCGCCGTCGCCGGGTCGCCTTCCCGGGCCGCCAGGCCGGCCGAAGCAATGGAGATGTTGAAACCCCGCTCCTCGTTCAGGCGGCGGGCAATGGCCGCCGCCATGCTGCTACGGCAGGTGTTGCCGGTACAGATAAAGAGAATGCCCGGCATCAGCCCTACACCCCCAACAACATTTTTAAACCGATGCCGACGAGGATCAGGCCGCCGGCGATTTCGGCACGGCCGCCGAGATAGGCGCCCAGGCGCCGCCCCGTCAAGAGCCCCAGGGCCGTCATAACCCCGGCAATAATGCCCATGGTCAGCACCGTCAGGGGAATATTGACGCTGATGGCGCCGAGGCCGAACCCGACGCTTAGGGCGTCCATACTGACGCTCCCGGCCATAAAGAGCATTGCCGCCAGACCTCCAAGTATCCCCCTGCGTCCCGGTACTGCTTTAAGCATCTGCCCGGCCAGTCCGCCCTCGCCCGGGGAGGCCGCCGCTTCCCAGAGCATCATGCCCCCCATTCCCGCCAGAATCATGGCGCCGACGACGGCCGCCAGTTTTCCCAGAAGCCGCCCCAGCAACAGGCCTAAATACAGGCCGGTCAGGGGCATTATAATGTGAAAAATTCCTACCGTGCCGGCAAACAGCAGCGCCTGGCGCCCGCGCAGGCCGCCCAGGGCCAAACCCGTGGCCAGGGAAAAGGCGTCGGTGCCCAGGGCCATGGCCACCAGGATGAGACCTACAGGTTCCATAGGATTACCTCCGGCTTTAAGCATGGATAATGCGGTTGGCCGCCGACTTGCGCAGGCGGTTCATTATGGCCAGGCCCAAACCTTCTTCGGCAATGGCTTCAGCCAGGATGATGTCGGCCTGATGGCGGTCGCAGTTGCGCAGGGCGGCAAAGAGGTTGGCGGCGATGGTGGCCGGCCGGGAGCGGCTGCCCAGGATTTCCAGGTGGTCCGGCCGGGGTTCCTGCTCGTAGGCCGGAGCCGTTTCCTGGGTGGCCAGGACGGCCACCCGGTACCCGAGGCGCTGCCAGTCGGCCACTAAAGCCCGAATTTTGGCCGTGACCCGTTCTATCTCACCGGTGACGACGAAAACCTCTCCCCGGGGGGCGTAATGTTTATATTTCATCCCCGGGGCCCGCGGCTGTTCCGCCTGCTCACCCAGGGCTGCCGGGTCAATGGCCACTTCACCCAGAACCGAGGCAAGTTCCTCATAAGTAACGCCTCCGGGCCGCAGTATCGTTGGCACCGGAGCAGTCAGATCCAGAACCGTAGATTCCACGCCTACGGTGGCCGGGCCGCCGTCGACGACGGCATCAATCTTGCCCCGCAGGTCTTTAAGGACGTGAAGCCCCGTGGTCGGGCTGGGCCGGCCGGAAATATTGGCACTGGGCGCGGCTATGGGCAGGCGGGCGGCACGGATGAGGGCCTGGGCTACCGGATGGGCCGGCATGCGGATACCGACCGTATCCAGTCCGGCGGTAACGACGTCCGGAATAACCTCACTGCGCGGCAGCACCAGGGTAAGGGGCCCGGGCCAGAAACGCTGCATGAGCAGCGTCGCCCGCGGCGGCAGGTAAGCCACCAGATCTTGAACGTCCCGGAAGCTGGCGATGTGGACGATCAACGGATTGTCGCTCGGCCTTCCCTTGGCGCGAAATATGCGGCGCACGGCCCTGGCGTCCAGGGCGTTGGCCCCCAGGCCGTAGACCGTTTCCGTGGGAAAGGCCACCACGCCGCCGCGGTTTAATATCCGCGCCGCCAGGCGAATTTTATGCAGTTCCGGTACCCGGGGATCGATTTTCAAGTATTTTGTCCGCTTACCTGCTACCACCCATTTCACCTCTATGTGCAAATGGCATTTATTATTCTTCCCGGCGATAGGCCAGGAAACAACGATCGCGCCCGGCATAATCGGGCAAAAT belongs to Moorella humiferrea and includes:
- the rpiB gene encoding ribose 5-phosphate isomerase B; protein product: MRIALGSDHGGFHLKQAIKEYLDSRGIINHDFGTYDAGAVDYPDYARAVAEAVARGEYDRGILCCGTGIGVCIAANKVPGIRAALCHDTFSARAAREHNDANILTLGGRVVGPGLALEIVATWLDAEFSGGRHARRVAKISAIEDVYSCRKGQGGKEG
- a CDS encoding low molecular weight protein arginine phosphatase, with product MPGILFICTGNTCRSSMAAAIARRLNEERGFNISIASAGLAAREGDPATAEAVQAVAEMGIELGDHRARRVTEEMIEDAELILTMTRAHKELLLYLYPAARDKTYTLKEYVRLEGGKNGEDYDIPDPIGGPLEVYRATASVLAELVGQALEKFVRDQKGTSA
- the glyA gene encoding serine hydroxymethyltransferase, encoding MNLEVVAQVDPEIVEAIKGELQRQRTHLELIASENFVSPAVMEAYASVLTNKYAEGYPGHRYYGGCEWVDVVEELARERAKVLFGAEHANVQPHSGSQANTAVYLAVLKPGDRALGMNLAHGGHLTHGSPVSISGRYYNFSFYGVNPDTGRIDYDEVLRIAREVKPRLIVAGASAYPRVIDFARFREIADEVGALLMVDMAHIAGLVAAGIHPSPIPYAHFVTTTTHKTMRGPRGGIIFTTREYAKEIDKAVFPGIQGGPLMHVIAAKAVALKEAMQPEFKRYQERIVANARALAEALLGYGFNLVSGGTDNHLILVDLRNKGLTGRAAEDLLARVQITVNKNAIPFDPEKPSVTSGIRLGTAALTTRGMDNDAMREVARAIDLALSYGADEQKLATARGIVAELCRTYPLYPELP
- a CDS encoding MazG-like family protein, with translation MQQKIIALPKLDNLTPTMESTALKLMEEAGELAQAIGKLRGLSGEEVMMDQKAVLAAITRELLDVAQTAVSLMFVLEDQYGVDIQQALAEHINKLRAKKYLKDC
- a CDS encoding L-threonylcarbamoyladenylate synthase, giving the protein MVAGKRTKYLKIDPRVPELHKIRLAARILNRGGVVAFPTETVYGLGANALDARAVRRIFRAKGRPSDNPLIVHIASFRDVQDLVAYLPPRATLLMQRFWPGPLTLVLPRSEVIPDVVTAGLDTVGIRMPAHPVAQALIRAARLPIAAPSANISGRPSPTTGLHVLKDLRGKIDAVVDGGPATVGVESTVLDLTAPVPTILRPGGVTYEELASVLGEVAIDPAALGEQAEQPRAPGMKYKHYAPRGEVFVVTGEIERVTAKIRALVADWQRLGYRVAVLATQETAPAYEQEPRPDHLEILGSRSRPATIAANLFAALRNCDRHQADIILAEAIAEEGLGLAIMNRLRKSAANRIIHA
- a CDS encoding manganese efflux pump MntP translates to MEPVGLILVAMALGTDAFSLATGLALGGLRGRQALLFAGTVGIFHIIMPLTGLYLGLLLGRLLGKLAAVVGAMILAGMGGMMLWEAAASPGEGGLAGQMLKAVPGRRGILGGLAAMLFMAGSVSMDALSVGFGLGAISVNIPLTVLTMGIIAGVMTALGLLTGRRLGAYLGGRAEIAGGLILVGIGLKMLLGV
- a CDS encoding TIGR01440 family protein, which gives rise to MADLNAITAAVKAAATELITVAALKPCQILVVGCSTSEIAGRQIGTASSLEVGRAVVAGLLEAAAAAQVYVAAQCCEHLNRALVIEAGAARLYNLPVVTVVPVPKAGGSLATAAFAAMHRPVVVTGIKAHAGLDIGATLIGMHLQPVVVPVRLQVKYVGDAIVTAARTRPPLIGGERAVYRL
- a CDS encoding deoxycytidylate deaminase, which produces MRKSWDEYFMDIAFQVAGRSTCNRRAVGAVVVKDRRIKGTGYNGAPHGLPHCLDAGCLLEGEHCQRTIHAEVNALLECSPEERAGATLYVTDYPCERCALIIIQAGIKRVVYARPYAVARDWLREAGVEIVHLPCKK